In Camelus ferus isolate YT-003-E chromosome 10, BCGSAC_Cfer_1.0, whole genome shotgun sequence, the following proteins share a genomic window:
- the PPP2R5B gene encoding serine/threonine-protein phosphatase 2A 56 kDa regulatory subunit beta isoform isoform X1 produces the protein METKLPPASTPTSPSSPGLSPVPPPDKVDGFSRRSLRRARPRRSHSSSQFRYQSNQQELTPLPLLKDVPASELHELLSRKLAQCGVMFDFLDCVADLKGKEVKRAALNELVECVGSTRGVLIEPVYPDIIRMISVNIFRTLPPSENPEFDPEEDEPNLEPSWPHLQLVYEFFLRFLESPDFQPSVAKRYVDQKFVLMLLELFDSEDPREREYLKTILHRVYGKFLGLRAYIRKQCSHIFLRFIYEFEHFNGVAELLEILGSIINGFALPLKTEHKQFLVRVLIPLHSVKSLSVFHAQLAYCVVQFLEKDATLTEHVIRGLLKYWPKTCTQKEVMFLGEMEEILDVIEPSQFVKIQEPLFKQVARCVSSPHFQVAERALYFWNNEYILSLIEDNCHTVLPAVFGTLYQVSKEHWNQTIVSLIYNVLKTFMEMNGKLFDELTASYKLEKQQEQQKARERQELWQGLEELRLRRLQGTQGAKEAPLQRLTPQVATSGGQS, from the exons ATGGAGACGAAGCTGCCCCCTGCAAgcacccccaccagcccctcttcACCGGGGCTGTCCCCTGTGCCTCCACCCGACAAGGTGGACGGTTTCTCCCGTCGTTCCCTCCGCAGGGCCCGGCCCCGGCGGTCCCATAGCTCCTCTCAGTTCCGCTATCAGAGCAACCAGCAAGAACTCACTCCACTGCCCCTGCTCAAAG atGTTCCAGCCTCTGAGCTGCATGAGCTGCTGAGCCGGAAGCTGGCCCAGTGTGGGGTGATGTTTGACTTCTTGGACTGTGTGGCCGACCTCAAGGGGAAGGAGGTGAAGCGGGCGGCACTCAATGAACTGGTGGAGTGTGTGGGGAGCACTCGGGGGGTTCTCATTGAGCCTGTCTACCCAGACATCATTCGCATG ATCTCAGTGAATATCTTCCGGACCCTGCCACCCAGTGAGAACCCTGAATTTGACCCTGAAGAGGATGAGCCCAATCTTGAGCCTTCATGGCCACATCTTCAG ctggtcTATGAGTTTTTCCTGCGTTTCTTGGAGAGCCCAGACTTCCAGCCCTCCGTGGCCAAGAGATATGTGGATCAAAAGTTTGTCCTGATG CTCCTGGAGCTATTTGATAGCGAGGACCCCCGAGAGCGTGAGTACCTCAAGACCATCTTGCACCGGGTCTATGGCAAGTTCCTGGGGCTCCGGGCCTACATCCGCAAACAGTGCAGCCACATCTTCCTCCG GTTCATCTATGAATTCGAGCACTTCAACGGCGTGGCTGAGCTGCTGGAGATCTTAGGAAG CATCATCAATGGCTTTGCACTGCCCCTGAAGACTGAGCACAAGCAGTTCCTGGTTCGGGTCCTGATTCCCCTGCACTCTGTCAAATCCCTGTCTGTCTTTCATGCCCAG CTGGCATACTGTGTGGTGCAGTTCCTGGAGAAGGACGCCACCTTAACAGAGCAT GTGATCCGGGGGCTGCTCAAATACTGGCCAAAAACCTGCACCCAGAAGGAG GTGATGTTTCTGGGTGAGATGGAAGAGATTCTGGATGTCATTGAGCCCTCCCAGTTTGTGAAGATCCAGGAGCCCCTCTTCAAGCAGGTGGCTCGCTGTGTGTCCAGCCCCCATTTCCAG GTTGCAGAGCGGGCTCTGTATTTCTGGAACAATGAGTATATCCTGAGCCTCATTGAGGACAACTGCCACACTGTGCTGCCTGCTGTGTTTGGGACCCTCTACCAAGTCTCCAAGGAGCACTGGAATCA AACCATTGTATCGCTGATCTACAATGTGCTCAAGACCTTCATGGAGATGAATGGGAAGCTGTTTGATGAGCTCACAGCCTCCTACAAGCTGGAAAAGCAGCA ggagCAGCAAAAGGCTCGGGAACGTCAGGAGCTGTGGCAAGGCCTGGAGGAGCTACGGCTACGCCGGTTACAGGGGACCCAAGGGGCCAAAGAGGCCCCACTCCAGCGGCTTACACCCCAGGTGGCCACCAGTGGAGGTCAGAGCTAG
- the PPP2R5B gene encoding serine/threonine-protein phosphatase 2A 56 kDa regulatory subunit beta isoform isoform X2, translating to MFDFLDCVADLKGKEVKRAALNELVECVGSTRGVLIEPVYPDIIRMISVNIFRTLPPSENPEFDPEEDEPNLEPSWPHLQLVYEFFLRFLESPDFQPSVAKRYVDQKFVLMLLELFDSEDPREREYLKTILHRVYGKFLGLRAYIRKQCSHIFLRFIYEFEHFNGVAELLEILGSIINGFALPLKTEHKQFLVRVLIPLHSVKSLSVFHAQLAYCVVQFLEKDATLTEHVIRGLLKYWPKTCTQKEVMFLGEMEEILDVIEPSQFVKIQEPLFKQVARCVSSPHFQVAERALYFWNNEYILSLIEDNCHTVLPAVFGTLYQVSKEHWNQTIVSLIYNVLKTFMEMNGKLFDELTASYKLEKQQEQQKARERQELWQGLEELRLRRLQGTQGAKEAPLQRLTPQVATSGGQS from the exons ATGTTTGACTTCTTGGACTGTGTGGCCGACCTCAAGGGGAAGGAGGTGAAGCGGGCGGCACTCAATGAACTGGTGGAGTGTGTGGGGAGCACTCGGGGGGTTCTCATTGAGCCTGTCTACCCAGACATCATTCGCATG ATCTCAGTGAATATCTTCCGGACCCTGCCACCCAGTGAGAACCCTGAATTTGACCCTGAAGAGGATGAGCCCAATCTTGAGCCTTCATGGCCACATCTTCAG ctggtcTATGAGTTTTTCCTGCGTTTCTTGGAGAGCCCAGACTTCCAGCCCTCCGTGGCCAAGAGATATGTGGATCAAAAGTTTGTCCTGATG CTCCTGGAGCTATTTGATAGCGAGGACCCCCGAGAGCGTGAGTACCTCAAGACCATCTTGCACCGGGTCTATGGCAAGTTCCTGGGGCTCCGGGCCTACATCCGCAAACAGTGCAGCCACATCTTCCTCCG GTTCATCTATGAATTCGAGCACTTCAACGGCGTGGCTGAGCTGCTGGAGATCTTAGGAAG CATCATCAATGGCTTTGCACTGCCCCTGAAGACTGAGCACAAGCAGTTCCTGGTTCGGGTCCTGATTCCCCTGCACTCTGTCAAATCCCTGTCTGTCTTTCATGCCCAG CTGGCATACTGTGTGGTGCAGTTCCTGGAGAAGGACGCCACCTTAACAGAGCAT GTGATCCGGGGGCTGCTCAAATACTGGCCAAAAACCTGCACCCAGAAGGAG GTGATGTTTCTGGGTGAGATGGAAGAGATTCTGGATGTCATTGAGCCCTCCCAGTTTGTGAAGATCCAGGAGCCCCTCTTCAAGCAGGTGGCTCGCTGTGTGTCCAGCCCCCATTTCCAG GTTGCAGAGCGGGCTCTGTATTTCTGGAACAATGAGTATATCCTGAGCCTCATTGAGGACAACTGCCACACTGTGCTGCCTGCTGTGTTTGGGACCCTCTACCAAGTCTCCAAGGAGCACTGGAATCA AACCATTGTATCGCTGATCTACAATGTGCTCAAGACCTTCATGGAGATGAATGGGAAGCTGTTTGATGAGCTCACAGCCTCCTACAAGCTGGAAAAGCAGCA ggagCAGCAAAAGGCTCGGGAACGTCAGGAGCTGTGGCAAGGCCTGGAGGAGCTACGGCTACGCCGGTTACAGGGGACCCAAGGGGCCAAAGAGGCCCCACTCCAGCGGCTTACACCCCAGGTGGCCACCAGTGGAGGTCAGAGCTAG
- the GPHA2 gene encoding glycoprotein hormone alpha-2 yields the protein MPMASPQTLLLCLLVLAVIEGQGRQAAIPGCHLHPFNVTVRSDRKGTCQGSHVAQACVGHCESSAFPSRYSVLVASGYRHNITSVSQCCTISTLRKVKVHLHCGGDRREELEIFTARACQCDMCRLSRY from the exons ATGCCCATGGCGTCCCCCCAAaccctgctcctctgcctgctgGTCCTGGCAGTCATTGAAGGCCAGGGTCGGCAGGCGGCCATCCCAGGCTGCCACTTGCACC CCTTCAATGTGACGGTGCGAAGTGACCGCAAAGGCACCTGCCAGGGCTCCCATGTGGCACAAGCCTGTGTGGGCCACTGCGAGTCCAGCGCCTTCCCTTCCCGGTACTCTGTGCTGGTGGCCAGTGGTTATCGACATAACATCACCTCCGTCTCTCAGTGCTGCACCATCAGCACCCTGAGGAAG GTGAAGGTGCACCTGCATTGTGGGGGGGACCGGAGGGAAGAGCTGGAGATCTTCACAGCCAGGGCCTGCCAGTGTGACATGTGTCGCCTCTCACGCTACTAG